A single Bufo bufo chromosome 6, aBufBuf1.1, whole genome shotgun sequence DNA region contains:
- the TEKT3 gene encoding tektin-3 yields MELLGTTMTSTYARPKPTPTNFLPAISTMASSYKNRFPHYTLSHSLTLPWRPSTYYKVASATPTLAPLSKSAPGLNPAQILSYPANRTALFTRYTPDDWHKSNLNNYRESESSRRSAERLRVDTSRLIQERDQKTRKIQTDTSKDLGERVNDIAFWKSEINHEIDQMIGETNALSEVKRRLERALAETEGPLQVAQECLYHREKRMSIDLVHDDVEKQLLQEVDAIKSCQERMRRHLEKTAAQLASNRAAQHELERDISDKQAAYRIDDKCQNLRNTSDGIGYFRGVERMDATISVPETWAKFSDDNILRSQGERVASAKLREDVESLLNATSNEMWNQFNLVNVAFTNRISDTADAKNRLQSHLAKTLQEIFQTEMTIEAIKKAIKDKIAPLRVAQTRLDERTRRPNVELCRDIAQIRLVQEVHEIDDTIQVLQQRLREAEDTLQILVHTKANLEHDLSIKANSLFIDQEKCMGMRKSFPSTPRLVGYT; encoded by the exons ATGGAGCTTCTCGGCACTACAATGACTTCTACCTATGCCCGTCCCAAACCCACACCAACCAATTTCCTCCCAGCTATATCCACGATGGCATCAAGCTACAAAAACCGGTTTCCTCACTACACTTTAAGTCATAGCCTGACTCTGCCATGGAGACCAAGCACATACTACAAGGTGGCATCCGCCACACCAACTCTAGCACCCCTCTCGAAGAGCGCCCCGGGTCTCAACCCAGCACAGATTCTTTCCTACCCCGCCAATAGAACAGCACTTTTTACTAGGTATACCCCAGATGACTGGCACAAGTCCAATCTAAACAATTATAGGGAATCTGAATCCTCCAGACGTAGTGCCGAGAGGTTACGTGTTGACACCAGCCGACTGATCCAAGAGAGAGACCAGAAGACAAGAAAAATCCAGACCGACACCAGCAAAGACTTGGGGGAACGAGTAAACGACATTGCTTTCTGGAAATCTGAAATCAATCATGAGATTGACCAGATGATTGGAGAAACAAATGCACTCTCCGAGGTCAAGAGGCGTCTAGAAAGGGCACTTGCTGAAACAGAAGGTCCTCTCCAG GTAGCTCAGGAATGCTTGTACCACCGCGAGAAGAGAATGTCCATAGACCTCGTACACGATGATGTGGAGAAGCAGCTGCTGCAG GAAGTTGACGCCATCAAGTCCTGCCAGGAGAGAATGAGAAGACACCTAGAGAAGACGGCAGCACAACTGGC ATCTAACCGGGCGGCTCAGCACGAGCTGGAGAGGGACATCAGCGACAAGCAGGCGGCGTACCGCATCGATGACAAGTGCCAGAACCTCAGGAATACCTCCGATGGCATCGGCTACTTCAGAGGAGTGGAACGCATGGACGCCAC TATCTCAGTTCCTGAAACCTGGGCCAAGTTCAGCGATGACAACATCTTGAGGTCTCAGGGTGAACGGGTGGCATCTGCTAAGCTCAGGGAAGATGTAGAGAGTCTACTCAATGCTACCTCCAACGAGATGTGGAACCAGTTCAACCTCGTGAACGTCGCCTTCACCAACAGGATCTCTGACACCGCCGATGCCAAGAACAGGCTCCAGAGCCACTTGGCCAAG ACTCTCCAAGAAATCTTCCAGACAGAAATGACAATCGAAGCCATTAAGAAGGCAATCAAGGACAAAATAGCTCCTTTAAGAGTAGCCCAGACGCGTCTTGATGAACGGACCAGACGCCCCAATGTGGAACTGTGCCGTGATATTGCACAAATACG CCTTGTCCAAGAAGTCCATGAAATCGACGACACCATTCAAGTCCTACAGCAACGTCTCCGAGAAGCTGAGGACACCTTACAGATTCTGGTCCACACGAAGGCCAACTTGGAGCATGACCTGTCCATCAAGGCCAACTCTCTTTTCATCGACCAGGAGAAATGTATGGGCATGAGGAAGAGCTTCCCTAGCACCCCCCGACTGGTGGGCTACACATAG